One region of Anas acuta chromosome Z, bAnaAcu1.1, whole genome shotgun sequence genomic DNA includes:
- the LOC137848100 gene encoding protein FAM240C-like → MNKHTNFGRHKIGGHDAEGLKNFWEKVIQEHTRQREGEELRLRKSALNKLRHEWTERLEGRAKQVQAHMKKQKEQMTLLSIEALPSPDKTVA, encoded by the exons ATGAACAAGCATACCAACTTTGGACGCCACAAGATAGGTGGTCATGATGCAGAAGGACTGAAGAACTTCTGGGAGAAAGTCATCCAAGAGCATACCAGACAGCGAGAAGGTGAAGAGCTTAGGTTAAGGAAAAGTGCACTGAACAA GCTTCGCCATGAGTGGACTGAGAGGCTGGAAGGCCGAGCAAAGCAGGTCCAGGCGcacatgaaaaagcagaaagagcagaTGACGTTGCTGTCTATTGAGGCTCTTCCCTCACCAGATAAAACAGTTGCTTAA